The nucleotide sequence CCCAGCTACCGTCTTAATTCCTCCTGCAGTACACTACGccctctcttttcttcttcttcttctttaatttATATAAACTACTCGTAACATTCTTTTTCTGATGATCGCTTGAATAGTCGAACGATGGCGATGAGGGTGCCGGCGGCATCGGATCTGCTGTTCGGAAGGCGGAGAATGTTGTCACCACTATGCTGGCCAAGGGATTCGTCCTGGGGAAGGATGCACTGAACAAGGCAAAGTCTTTCGATGAGAAGCACCAGTTGACATCCACAGCTTCAGCCAAAGTCTCGGATCTGGACAAAAGGATGGGGCTAAGCGAGAAAATAAGCATGGGCACTGCTGCCGTCAACGAGAAGGTGATGGAAATGGATCAGAAATATCAGGTGTCGGAGAAGACGAGATCAGCCATTGCAGCTGCGGAGCAGAAGGTTAGCACTGCCGGTGCGGCCATCATGAAGAACAGGTATGTGTTCACGGGGGCAGCATGGGTGACGGGGGCCTTCGGTAAGGTTGCCAGGGCTGCTAGTGATGTTGGAACCAAGGCAATGGATAAGGCTGCGACGGAGCAGGAACGGCGCAAAGTTGAGGAGCAGTTGGCCAAGGGTCACGACGAATCGGGGGATCCCAAAGATTCGACCACCTCTTCGAAAGATTCAACAACTTCAGACGATTCACCGACTTCAAAAGATTCACCAACCAAGCATCAGGACAAACCCGAACCTGCCCAAGGGACGATCCTATGATTTCTTTTCTATGCCTGACTGCCTGCCTGCCTGCTGCCGTGTatagcgtgtgtgtgtgtgtgtgtgtgtgtgtggggtaTTATTATTCATGGTTTCTAATCATAAAACGTGTAATGAgagacttgatgatggagttgaaGGATGTTAATACAATCCTCGAGAACATCTAAAAACTTACCCTTCCATGCTTACGCTCCAATTGCGTCGGAGTAAGATGCATAATCTTTAAGAATGGAGCAAGCCATAGTTTGCACGTGCAAGCTAGATATATCTAATTCTTTGGTGCATTCCATGTCATTTATATCGGACGCATACATGCATATACGGCATTTTAGatgttgtattttctatttacacATTTGATTTCGATATGATCTTGAGGTGGGCTCTGTTAGCGTAAataactttatgccgtggcctcgggggccgacgcgacttggtcggggtccggatgacggggatctggTGCGGCGTCCCACGAGATTGCCCAGGTGGTCGGTTAAGGTGGTCCGGTCGGGACGTTGCATAAAGAGGAAAGCTTTTGAGCGGTGCTGGGAAGAAGCAACCCCATCCTTAcacctacacacaggtcgggtcggaagctcggcccgacccctccgacgatcaagttagtggatgtggagggggtttcaggtgAAGAAGTGCTCTCTCCACGCCAATCTGTTTTTTTCCCTCTCCctctcgtttagaactcgggggtatttataggtaagtttagTGTTACTTGATGTGCCTGTCCGCaagagcaggatcgtacctctgatggcgtctgacattgttgttggcgttgcgtggagaaccgaactgccgcagggcatgggcgagcctcggtcgtcgTTCTCCTCTGCCTTGGCCAAGCATGTTAGGTCAaacaacgatgaagtcgttgtctgagagcgggtggcatcagcgcacatcgcgtcggcattattgccctctttgGGGCAGAGTGTCGTTCaggcgtggctgacgtcgtggtGCGTCATgttgccattattaccctcatcatattccccccccccccccccagaaagaagctatgcgtcggttgttgcAAAAaggggggagtccgaggcatggcttcaaccTCCAGTACCGCAGTAGTTTCAGGCGACATTAGGTCGAGTGCGTCCCGGGCGACGTGGGGTCGAGGAGCACGTCTtggggagcacgacgcaggcgggctggccgcgcaggtgtgtctcggggagcatggagccgagaagcacgatgcaggcgggttggccgcgcaggtgtggtctcgggcagcatggagccgaggagcacgacgcaggcgggctggccgcacaagtgtggtctcgggcaacattgaGCTGAGGAGcaagacgtaggcgggctggccgtgcaagtgtggtctcgggcaacatggagccgaggagcacgacgcaggcgggctggccgcacaggtgtgtctcggggagcatggagctgagaagcacgacgcaggcgggttggtcgcgcaggtgtggtctcgggtagcatggagccgaggagcacgacgtaggcgggctggcagtgcaggtgtggtctcgggcaacatggagccgaggagcacgacgcaggcgggctggccgcacaggtgtgtctcggggagcatggagccgagaagcacgacgcaggcgggctggcagtgcaggtgtggtctcgggcaacatggagccgaggagcacgacgcaagcgggctggccgcgcatgtgtGCCTTGGGAAGCAGGgaactgaggagcacgacgcaggcgggctggccgcgtaggtgtgtctcggggagcatggagccgaggagcacgacgcaggcgggctgaccgcgcaggtgtgcctCGGGAAGCAgggaaccgaggagcacgacgcaggcgggctggccgtgtaggtgtgtctcggggagcatggagccgaggagcacgacgcaggcgggctggccgcgcaggtgtgcctCGGGAAGCAaggaaccgaggagcacgacgcaggcgggctggccgcgcaggtgtgtctcggggagcatggagccgaggagaactacgcaggcgggctggccgcgcaggtgtggtctcgggcaacatggagccgaggagcacgacgcgggcgggctggccgcgcaggtgtggtctcgggcaacatgcaaccgaggatcacgacgcaggtgggcgggccgcgcaggtgtggtctcggggagcatagagtcgaggagcacaacgcaggcgtgctggccgcgtaggtgtggtctcggggagaatggagccgaggagcacgacgtaggcgagtatgccgcacaggtgtggtctcggggagcatggagccgaggagcacgacacaggcgggttgGCCACGCAGGTGTAGTCTCGgggagcatagagccgaggagcacgacacgggcaggttggccgcgcaggtgtggtctcggggagcatggagccgagtagcatgacgtaggcgggctagtcgcgtaggtgtggtctcatgcaacacgcgaccgaggagcacgacgcaggcgagcaggccgtgtaggtgtggtctcgggcaacatgcagccgatgaGAACGAAGCAGGCGGGCAGTCCACGCAGGTgtatggctcaggcgggcaggccgcgcaggcgtggtctcgagcaACATGCAGCCAAGGAGCTCGATGCAGGtgggcaggccacgcaggcgtggtcacgggcaacatgcaaccgaggagcacggcgtaggcgggcaggcctcgtaggcgtggtctcgagcAACATGCAGCCAAGGAGCTCAACGCAGGCGAGCAGGCCACGTAGGCATGGtcacgggcaacatgcagccgaggagcacagcgcaggcgggcaggccgcgtaggcgtggtctcgggcaacatgcaaccgaggagcatgacgcaggcgggcaggccacgcaggtgtggccTCGGGCAAAATGCAGCTGATGAGCACGATGCAGGCAGGCTAGCTTGAGAAGCTGCTTATGCTATTTTCCCTCCTTGCCTACTTAACAGTAGTAGGGGTCGAAAACTACTGTATTTGATTTCCTGTCTGAGGGGGAGCTGGTTGCTTTTGTCGCACCCTTTCGGACGTCGAGATCGAGGCGTCAGGGCTCTACCGCTTCAGCGGGGTTGCCACGTCAGGCTTTCATTAAGGCGGGGCATCTTTTGGCATTTCTGACGTGATGTGACGGTCACGCACGTGCGCGGGTGGGCTGCCGCCCATTCTCGGGAGGCGAAGGGGCGCTGGTTCTGGCGGGATATCTCCTTTAAATAGCGAACGCCCGGCTTCGTTCCCATCTCTCGTTGCTGAGTTTTCTTCCTTCGGATCTTGTCGTCTTCCTTCCAGTCATCCTCCTCGCCTCCTACATCGCCCTTCCTTTCCCATAGCACCCCCAGTTAAGGTCAGTGAGGATGAcatcctctccttcctcctcttctaccCCTTCCCACGGAGCCAGGGAGGGACGTCCTCCTCCGTCCCCCGTTGAATCCTCTGATGGGGAAGCGATGCGGGCCCTCGAAGCCTTGATGTGGCCGCATGACCTAGACTCCTCCGTGAGCGGGTCATCGCTGGGGGGACTCCGGGAGCGTTATGGTATCTCGGAGGACTATATCCTTAGTGCGCCCGAATCGGGACAGCGGGCGTATGACCCGGTCCCGAAGGGTTTTGCCTTAACCCTAGACGCCCTGGAGGCGGGTTTGCGTTTTCCCCTTCACCCCCTCATTGTATCCTGCATCTCCCTCTGGTGGATTTCGCCGTCCCAAGTGGCGCCGAACTCCTGGCGCTACCTAGTGGTGTTCCTGGGGGAATGCCGCCATACCAACATCACCCCCACCCTCGACCTGTTCCGTTCCTGTTACCGTCTCTCcaaggggccggggggctatttTCTATCTGCCCGGGCAAGCTTTCGAGTCGGGGGgccccttccaacaacaaagggtgaaaggggaggtttttttatgtTAGCCATGCaagggattggggcttcggagttcggtggtccgcgagggGTGTCGATAACACCGTCCCGAGCCTAAGCGAAGCAGAGCGCCGAGATCTGGGGAGGCTTAAAGAGGTTCTCCCCAACTCACAGCCCCTCCGAAATATGACCGAGCAATGGCTGGTCGAGGTGGGTCTCAGCCCGACGCCTCCGGGTACGTCAGTAACGCTAGGTTCGGACATTGAATGGCTTAATTCTGGTACTAATATTTTTCCTATTCTTtgtagaaatggtgaacctccgaTCGCTTCTAAGCGGTCAGGCGTCGCAGGCCCCCCTTCCGGCACTGCCGGCCGACCCGTAGCCCGGCTCGAAGGATGCACCGCTGGAAGTCGAGGTCGGGCGTCCTCGGAAAAAGGTGAAGGTAGCACCTTCAAAGGGAGCTGAAGCGGGCTCCCGTCGGGGCGAGGCCGGGCCTAGTCGGCATGCGACCGGGAAGGGCCCGCGCCCTCCCTCCGTACGTGACCTGTGTCGGCTGCCCGTCGGGGATGAGGAGTCGTTCCTAACGCGGCTGGTGGGTGAGATCCCGACCGGGGAGGCAAGCGACCCCCTGGTTGCCCGTTGGGGAGGCCTATCCCAAGGGGACaaggtgtgggccggaggggactCCTCCGCATTGTTCCTTCGAGGCGCacttcatcccgacatggctcgggatttgTATACCCTGCCCTCTGAGGCTTTGCTTGGCAAGTCTGCCAAGTCCTTGACCTGGGTAAGTGCATCTCCTCCTTCCCGTTTGGGGTTGTTTCTCCGACGCTGTTCTTCCTGACCCGCCTTTCTTCTTATAGGGCCTTCACtatgcgacggccctgatggacaaGGGTGTGTGACGCTGGCCGGGTCATCGGGGGCCTCGTTAGTCGCAACGCCGAGCTCCGCCGTCAGGTCGAGGAGGCCCGAGCCGAGGCCGACCCGGAGGCCGTGACGGCCGTCGAGAAGCGTACGGCGGactcggaggcggaggcggctcgCCTAAGGACGGAGCTCGAGGCCTCCAAGAAATCAAACGAGGAGCTCCAGAAAACCATAAGGGTAGAGTGGACCGAGCTCCGTCTGTTGAAGACGAAGGCGAGCGCCCTCGGCAAAAAGCTGGAGGAGGCGAAGGCGGAGACGAGAGCGGCCTCTGAAGCGCCGGCGGAGGAGGCACGTCTCCGACCCGTCAAGGACAGGGAGCTCATCGAGGCGTACAAGAAGTCCCAGGGGTTCGAActcgggctgacgcggacgggACGGGTGTCTTTTGAGTATGGATACCGCATTGCGACGTCTCATTTCCGCGCTCGCCACCCCGGCCTCGGGGTAGAGGAGGACCCCTTCACTCCCCACCCCGAGGATCTGGAGGTGGACATGCCTGAGGACATCCCCTTTGACAACCGCCTGGACGTCCCATTGTAATAAGAGGGTCCTGTATTTTGTTTTTGTGCTAGTCGGTCTTGTAAGTCAGGGTCGAGTCTTGTAAGTTGGGGTCGGGGTCTTATAATCCCAGATTtttaaatgaaagaaaatttttttttcttctcttgtgtGTTGCCTAGCTTTTGTTTTATTCAgacgaaaaacttcttaaggttctggacgttccaCGTTCTCGGTAAAGAAGTGCTAGTCATTGTCGCGAGTCGATATGTGCCCGATCGGATTATCtcgacgacccgataaggtccttcccatttgggggCCAACTTCTCCCTGGCCCGGGTCGGGTCACTAACTTCGGTTTTGCGGAGGACCAGGTCGTCTAATTTAatcggtcggggtcgtaccttccggttgtagaccctcgcgaTAGCTCTCTTATAAGAGAGGACCTTCAAGTGTGCGTCGGCATGCCgctcctcgagcatgtcgaggcCAGCTCGAAGTCCTTCGTGATTTTCTCGTCATAGTTTCTCGTCCGAAGGGTGGGAATAGCTACCTCGGGCGGTAGgacagcttcggttccgaacgcgaggctgtaGGGGGACTCTCCAGTCGCGGTCTTGGGGGTGGTACGTAATGACCATAAGACGCtcgggagttcgtccgtccaagccgatcgggctgcggacactcttcttttgagcccgtctagAATGGACCGATTGGTTAGCTCTGCTAGCCTGTTCGTTtgagggtaagccaccgagctgaaccttagctggattTTGTGGCTTGCACAGAACTCTCAGAACCTTCTACCGGCGAACTGAGGCCCATTATCTgtaatgatggttttgggcaagccaAACCGAGTCACCAAGTTCCTCCATATGAACTTTTCAATTTGTCGCTCCGTGATTGTCGCCAGTGGTTCGGCCTCAACCCACTTGGTGAAATAATCCACTCCCACAATGATGTATTTTCGCTGTCCCGAGGCTGGCGGGAAAGGTCTGagcaggtccaaaccccactgtGCGAACGACCATGCGTAATCGATCGGGGTGAGCGGGACAGCGGCCTGCCGGGGCGCGCGGGCGTGCTCTTGGCACGAACTGCACCGTTGCACGTAGACCTTCGCATCctggcacatggtcggccagtagtacccttggcgaagtattttgtgcgCCAGGGTTCGCCCGCCAATGTGTTCCCCACAGATTCCTTCGTGGACCTCGGCCAGAACCGTCCAagcttcgtcgggctccaagcacTGTAGGAGGGGGTATGTGAAGGACCGCTTATAGAGCCGTCCGCCCACCTCAGAGTACCACGCATGCGTACAGCGCAGGCGCCGAGCCGTAGCTTCGTGGGGGGGGAAGGGTCTCGTCCCGCTTGAAGCGCAGCAACTCTTGTACCCACGTGATTGGCACGCCGCCCGAGGCCGCAGCTGCGATTTCGATGGCGCGGGAAGGGAGTTCCTCGACCTCGGGCCAGGCTTCGGGGGCGGACttcgacgccagcttagctagcgcgtcggctcgctcgttctctcccctcgggacattagataatgtaaaaCGAGGGAACTTGGCGATCAGGTTCTTTACCTGTGCTAGGTAATTCGCCATGATTGGGTCCCGAGCCTCGTACCTGCCGCTGAGTTGTTCGGCtaccagctgcgagtcggtgaggacgtgtatggcGACCACTTGCATttcgagggccaacctgagtcctgctaggagcgcctcgtattccgcctcgttgtTAGTGACTTGGAACCCGAAacggagggagcgctcgaacgaaCGACCGTCGGGAGCTAGCAGCACCAGCCCCGCGCCGGCGCCCTTTGAGTTGGCCGATCCGTCCACGTGCAGGACCCATGCTTCAGGAGGTCGCTCGAGATCCACATCCTCGGTCTGAGTTAAttctgcgatgaagtcggccacgaactgggctttgatggcggttCTGGGTATGTATCGTAcgtcatgctcgccgagctccaccgcccatttgagaagacgtcctgcaacatcaaatttagacaagatctgccgaagtggttggtcggtgatgacctccactgggtgagcctggaagtaggggcgtagctTCCGGGCTGATAGCACAAGCGCCAGTGCCAGTTTCTCAATTGGTGGGTATCGTTCCTCGGGCTCGTTCAGGACGTGACTGACGTAGTAGACCGGTAGCTGTTCGCCGGAGTTTTCTTTGATCAGAACGGAACTGACTGCGTGTTGGGAGGCAGCCAGGTAGAGCTCCGGAAATGGTGGAGCTCCGAAAGAAGCTAGTAGCGTTCCGACGTTGCAGGATGATAGTTTGCACCACACCCGTCAGAGCTCGGGAAGTGGTGCATGAGTCCGGGTGGGGGCCCCTTGCTGTTGCAAAGGCCGGGTCATATGCGGGGGcgtcggttgggagacgagcgggatgatagtttgcaccacgcccgtcagagctcggacttgatgagcgaggtcgtgaaaggcttcGGGCGATACCGGCGACGGGCCGGCGGGGCACTGTCAGGCGGTGAtaaacccgggtcgttgaataaccGCCAGTAGCGTTCCGACGTTGCGGCGGGGCGTTCATCTCGGGATTCATCacgcgggggatgttcccccgggGTGCTGATCGTGGGCAGTCCGATAGCCGCGGGGTTCGTCAGAGTGGATTTGttgatcgctcgacattcggacggccctccttctagcgccaatctgttagtgtaaacaactttatgccgtggcctcgggggccgacgcggcttggtcggggtccggatgacggggatctggTGCGGCGTCCCACGAGATTGCCCAGGTGGCCGGTTAAGGTGGTCTGGTCGGGACATTGCGTCAAGAGGAAAGCTTTTGAGCGGCGCTGGGAAGAAGCAACCCCGTCCttacacctgcacacaggtcgggtcggaagctcggcccgaccccgacgatcaagttagtggatgtGGAGGGGGCTTCAGGTGAAGAAGTGCTCTCTCCAAGCCAAtctgtttttttttcctctccctCTCGTTTAGaattcgggggtatttataggtaagtttagTGTTACTTGATGTGCCTGTCCgcaggagcaggatcgtacctctgatggcatctgacattgccattggcgttgcgtggagaaccgaattgccgcagggcatgggcgagcctcggtcgccGTTCTCCTCTGCCTTGGCCAAGCATGTTGGGTCAGATAACGATGAAGTtgttgtctgagagcgggtggCGTCAGCGCACATCTCATCGGCATTATTACCCTCTTTGGGGCAGAGTATCGTTTAGGCATGGCTGACGTCGTGACGCGTCATgttgccattattaccctcatcaggcTCCTATTGTGTTTGCTGTCGTAACTTATCACATCAGACCGCCTAAAGAGGGAGAGTGCTACCACAGAGGCGGAAGAAAGAGGCGTCGCGTCGTAGATGCAAGGTCGGCGAACAAACACCGTATGATGTCTGATAGATAGCAGGAAGTAATAATAGTGAATGAGTGAAAAAGCATTTTTGATGCCAAAATAAAATGGAATGGTGTCGAATGATAAAACCAAGaataaaaactacacaaaaaaaaaaaaaaaacatgactgCTAGTCTACGCCCACCCCGTTATTCTGATATATCTCTAGATCTCGGCAGGAATAGCAACACAAACACCTAGTTGAAATTTCAGCtgaaacaccaccaccaccaccacacgtCCGAAAAATAAGCTAGGCTAGGGCGAGTCAAAGTCGACGAGACTCAGAAGACCGGACAGCCTTCCACTTGCACCCCTTTGGCCGTCGGACACGTGGCGAGCGGGCAGTGCTCATCAGTTCCCCACCAGTCGATGCTCGTGTTCTCCATGTTGAGCGCGAAGTATAGCAGGACGCCCATGAAGGCGACTCCCGCGTCCATGGCCGCCGACAGAATGTAGTTGAACCGCTCCCACCACTTCTTCCGGCGGCGGTACACCGCGTAGTTGAAGACGGTGCCCACCACGACCCACGCCGTGAAGTTGATGGGGCTGGCCGGGGGCATAATCCCCGTCGCCCCCAGCAGCACCGGGAGGTTGACCAAGGGGATCCACGACCGAGCCGGGAACGCCCTGTGCAGGCCCCACACCAGCACGGGACCGATGGCGCCGCCCAGGAAGAACCAGTTGAGGGATCCGTAGTTTCCCAGCGGCCCAAAGATGCGCCTGGGCCCCACCAATCCCCAGATGACCGAGGCGTCGAAGAAGACCCGGTCGCCCGGGCACGTCCAGGGGCTGTTCGGGGGCAGCCGAGCTCGGTCGCATATGTTATCGATGGATCCCAGCATCCAGTGCGCCACGGTGATGTTGATGGTTCCGGCGATGATGGTGCCTATCAGCTGTCACAGAATTGGCTCAGCGGACGATGACGAGTTGCATGTGACACGCGGTGTCAGTAGCGAATTCACGAGTCGAGTGGTACTCCTTACCTGAACCAGGAACATGGATCTGGGTGGGATCTTCATGTAATGGCCAAGCTTAAAATCCGCCAGGAAGGACACGGCCTGGGCCATGCTCATGTAACCATACACTTTGAAGCAGACATTGGAGATGGGCTTCCCCGGTTGCAGTAGACCCATCATGTATTCGGTGATGATGTTGAGGCCCGGAGTCTTTTTCCCATCCGTCCAAAGCAGCAGCAATACCGGTTCAGATACAGTAgcgaaaaaaaaggaagagatgcAAAATGATTGTTACCTGGTTGGTGGTGGCGGTAATGATGCTGATGGGGAGGGTGAAGATGAAGGCAAGAGCGCAGGCGAAAAAGAGCCCCCAGACTGGCAGCTGAACTTGATCTTTGAGCACCGTGCAGAGCACCACCGACACCGCCACGGTCAGTAGGAGCAGAGAGTAGAACCACCAGCCGGGGATGTCCGCGTACTTGTGCATCAAGCGCGTGTGGATGTCTGGCTTCCCTTTATAGGAAGCACGGTACCGGTCGTGGATCTCCCTGCACCATGTGACAATTACATAATAGTTTGATTTGATTCTTCTCGAACCATTCTCTCTCAAATGCAATTCTCAGAGAAACGACCGCCGATTATAGGTATGTAGATACTGTCAATAAAACATTCTCCGAGTGTACTCTGTTGAAAGTTTGCCTTTATGCTACCATTCGTTTGCAAGGAAAATAAATGGACCGATTTGATGTAGTAATTTTGCACGCTAGAAGATGATCTAGAGCAACAACAAGGAAGCCGTAAATTAAGTTTCGGTTTAGTaagaaagagagacagagagagagagagatgcaagcGAGGAACATACCTGCCATAGAAGAACATAACATGGGTGAACGTAGCTGCGATGGCAGCAAATCCGAAACCATAGCTTAGAGCAAAGAACATGCTCAAATTGATCCTTCCTTGCTTCTCATAAGCCGCCATGTCGATCTCGAACCGATCGTTCACGATGGCAGTGATGTTGTACTTTCGGCCAGTCGCAGCGAACAGCTCCGAGGAGAAGATGGGAAAAGTCTTGGCATCGAACGAGTTGAGACCCCAATAGGCCACGGGTATGGCGATGTATACGAAGATGACGAAGCCGATGAAGACGTTGACGATGGCGAAGAAAGGGGACACCAGCGGGCTGCCGAGGAAGGAAACGACGGTGGACCAGTCGAGGGTGAAGGCGCCGATGGCCAACCCATTCAGGCCGGACCCGAGCTGCTGGGCCGTGACAGAATTGGAGAACAACCAGCAGACCCACGACATGCTGGTGATGGTCGGGAAGAAGTACCCTGGCACCGTGTACCAGCAGAAGCTGCAGATGAGCACGATGACGAAGAACTTGGCTCTCGAAATGCGG is from Musa acuminata AAA Group cultivar baxijiao chromosome BXJ3-8, Cavendish_Baxijiao_AAA, whole genome shotgun sequence and encodes:
- the LOC135644021 gene encoding binding partner of ACD11 1-like; amino-acid sequence: MTVSTVKISNVSRGASVQDIKEFFSFSGDIVYIEVQSVDESSQVAYVTFKDSQGAETALLLTGAKICDLVIDITPAVDYQLPATVLIPPASNDGDEGAGGIGSAVRKAENVVTTMLAKGFVLGKDALNKAKSFDEKHQLTSTASAKVSDLDKRMGLSEKISMGTAAVNEKVMEMDQKYQVSEKTRSAIAAAEQKVSTAGAAIMKNRYVFTGAAWVTGAFGKVARAASDVGTKAMDKAATEQERRKVEEQLAKGHDESGDPKDSTTSSKDSTTSDDSPTSKDSPTKHQDKPEPAQGTIL
- the LOC135644146 gene encoding uncharacterized protein LOC135644146, which codes for MNPEMNAPPQRRNATGGYSTTRVYHRLTVPRRPVAGIARSLSRPRSSSPSSDGRGANYHPARLPTDAPAYDPAFATARGPHPDSCTTSRALTVSSVLIKENSGEQLPVYYVSHVLNEPEERYPPIEKLALALVLSARKLRPYFQAHPVEVITDQPLRQILSKFDVAGRLLKWAVELGEHDVRYIPRTAIKAQFVADFIAELTQTEDVDLERPPEAWVLHVDGSANSKGAGAGLVLLAPDGRSFERSLRFGFQVTNNEAEYEALLAGLRLALEMQVVAIHVLTDSQLVAEQLSGRYEARDPIMANYLAQVKNLIAKFPRFTLSNVPRGENERADALAKLASKSAPEAWPEVEELPSRAIEIAAAASGGVPITWVQELLRFKRDETLPPPRSYGSAPALYACVCLEPDEAWTVLAEVHEGICGEHIGGRTLAHKILRQGYYWPTMCQDAKVYVQRCSSCQEHARAPRQAAVPLTPIDYAWSFAQWGLDLLRPFPPASGQRKYIIVGVDYFTKWVEAEPLATITERQIEKFIWRNLVTRFGLPKTIITDNGPQFAGRRF
- the LOC103994578 gene encoding oligopeptide transporter 4-like, producing MGGGGRGTAGAMEIEEASEKEEEDEEFSPIEQVRLTVTNTDDPTLPVWTFRMWFLGLASVCLMSFLNQFFSYRSEPLVITQITVQVASLPLGHFLARVLPTWRFRLPGLGQREFSLNPGPFNMKEHVLISIFANAGCAFGNGSAYAVGIVNIIRAFYKRSISLIAGWLLIITTQVLGYGWAGLMRRYVVEPAHMWWPSTLVQVSLFRALHEKEDGRIRRISRAKFFVIVLICSFCWYTVPGYFFPTITSMSWVCWLFSNSVTAQQLGSGLNGLAIGAFTLDWSTVVSFLGSPLVSPFFAIVNVFIGFVIFVYIAIPVAYWGLNSFDAKTFPIFSSELFAATGRKYNITAIVNDRFEIDMAAYEKQGRINLSMFFALSYGFGFAAIAATFTHVMFFYGREIHDRYRASYKGKPDIHTRLMHKYADIPGWWFYSLLLLTVAVSVVLCTVLKDQVQLPVWGLFFACALAFIFTLPISIITATTNQTPGLNIITEYMMGLLQPGKPISNVCFKVYGYMSMAQAVSFLADFKLGHYMKIPPRSMFLVQLIGTIIAGTINITVAHWMLGSIDNICDRARLPPNSPWTCPGDRVFFDASVIWGLVGPRRIFGPLGNYGSLNWFFLGGAIGPVLVWGLHRAFPARSWIPLVNLPVLLGATGIMPPASPINFTAWVVVGTVFNYAVYRRRKKWWERFNYILSAAMDAGVAFMGVLLYFALNMENTSIDWWGTDEHCPLATCPTAKGVQVEGCPVF